In one Candidatus Planktophila versatilis genomic region, the following are encoded:
- a CDS encoding L-fucose/L-arabinose isomerase family protein, translated as MTVNVSTQRIIPARRPKRTIKVGLVAGGLGTYWPQFPHLLPQLQASAKYVSQRIGAMDVELVDAGFISDPQEGAIAAEKLRAAGCDMIVMFLTTYMTSSMVIPIAQRSNSPVLVINLQPTEQMDHANFDTGDWLAYCGACPLPEVANAFERAGVPFRSVSGFLREERAWTKIHGWIQAAGIRAMLRNSRHGIMGHLYPGMLDVSTDMTMVTTHFGGHMEVLEFDDLRVRVEKATEKEINAVLDETRSIFDLDSTVNDDDLRWAGQVAVGLRRLIDDFDISSLAYYHRGLDGEIHERLGAGMILGCSLLTAEGVPAVGEYELRTSIGMLMFDRIGAGGSFTEFQGLNFNSGVVEMGHDGPAHLSITNDRPILRGLGVFHGKRGYGVSVEIGVKHGPVTTFGVNQRKNGSYQFVASEGEVVAGPRLLLGNTTSLIDFGMNPGEWCDAWSATGVPHHWALGTGHRVAELRSIAELLDIEMVVI; from the coding sequence ATGACGGTCAATGTTTCTACACAGAGAATCATTCCTGCTCGTCGACCTAAGAGGACTATCAAGGTTGGTTTAGTTGCCGGCGGACTCGGCACATACTGGCCGCAATTTCCACATCTCTTGCCGCAACTACAAGCATCAGCAAAGTATGTCTCACAACGTATCGGGGCGATGGATGTTGAACTAGTTGATGCTGGATTTATCTCTGATCCACAAGAAGGTGCAATAGCTGCTGAGAAGTTACGTGCTGCAGGCTGTGACATGATCGTAATGTTCTTAACTACCTACATGACATCATCAATGGTTATTCCTATTGCCCAGCGTTCTAATTCGCCTGTGCTCGTAATTAACTTGCAACCAACTGAACAGATGGATCACGCAAATTTCGACACCGGTGATTGGCTGGCATACTGTGGAGCTTGTCCACTGCCAGAAGTAGCTAACGCATTTGAGCGGGCCGGAGTTCCATTCCGATCAGTATCAGGATTCCTACGCGAAGAACGCGCATGGACAAAGATTCATGGTTGGATTCAAGCTGCTGGAATTCGCGCAATGCTTCGCAACTCACGTCATGGCATTATGGGCCACCTTTACCCTGGAATGTTAGATGTATCCACCGATATGACTATGGTGACTACTCACTTTGGTGGTCATATGGAAGTGCTTGAATTTGATGACTTACGCGTGCGCGTTGAGAAGGCAACTGAAAAAGAGATTAACGCAGTCCTTGATGAAACTCGTTCAATCTTTGATTTAGATTCAACAGTTAACGATGATGATTTGCGTTGGGCAGGACAAGTAGCAGTTGGACTTCGCCGCCTCATTGATGATTTCGATATTTCAAGTCTTGCTTACTACCACCGTGGTCTGGATGGAGAAATTCACGAGCGTCTCGGTGCTGGAATGATTCTTGGTTGTTCACTTCTTACCGCAGAAGGCGTTCCTGCTGTGGGTGAGTATGAATTGCGCACATCCATCGGAATGTTGATGTTTGATCGAATTGGCGCAGGTGGATCTTTCACTGAGTTCCAGGGACTTAACTTTAATTCTGGTGTTGTTGAAATGGGCCACGATGGCCCTGCTCACCTATCAATTACAAATGACCGACCAATTCTTCGTGGCCTCGGTGTTTTCCACGGTAAGCGTGGTTATGGAGTTTCGGTTGAAATCGGTGTCAAACATGGACCGGTCACTACCTTTGGAGTTAATCAGCGCAAGAACGGAAGCTATCAATTCGTTGCCTCCGAAGGTGAAGTTGTTGCTGGCCCGCGTCTTCTGCTTGGAAATACAACATCACTGATTGATTTTGGAATGAATCCAGGTGAATGGTGTGATGCCTGGAGTGCTACTGGAGTGCCTCACCACTGGGCGCTAGGAACCGGCCACCGCGTGGCAGAACTGCGTTCAATTGCAGAACTTCTTGATATTGAGATGGTTGTTATCTAG
- a CDS encoding sugar ABC transporter substrate-binding protein, with amino-acid sequence MKTLSKARVGIVSALAIAALVGSTLVPATAGQYEFRPAVKGSGKGITIGYIGLDDAIGFGKDVGDSIKREAKKAGAKVIYCDSKLDAAKALNCAKTFKLKKVDGILNFQPVASASAAICKAGPQVPVIAIDIEQDPCQDAFMGADNSYAGEVTGKALGEHFKKTFNCEFDSFISLEDYGVGVVNAARMGGYRTGFESVCGKIGDKLIQIDAGRLEPALAKMKDALTTLPNAKKIAVVAINDEGIQGAFAAARAIGRDQDIYAGSQGAAASAHCDIAKNPNWIGATAYFPERYGEIGVPYLIDLIKGKKVPFQLKIKHVAVTGDNVFKLFPASKAKCA; translated from the coding sequence ATGAAAACTTTATCCAAAGCTCGAGTAGGTATTGTTTCGGCTTTAGCAATTGCTGCACTAGTTGGTTCAACGCTAGTTCCTGCTACAGCAGGACAGTATGAGTTCCGTCCAGCGGTCAAAGGCAGTGGTAAGGGAATCACAATCGGATATATCGGACTCGATGATGCAATCGGATTCGGTAAGGATGTTGGCGATTCCATCAAGCGTGAAGCTAAGAAAGCAGGAGCAAAGGTAATTTACTGTGACTCTAAACTTGATGCTGCAAAGGCACTAAACTGTGCAAAGACATTTAAGTTAAAGAAAGTTGACGGTATCTTGAATTTTCAGCCTGTGGCATCAGCCTCTGCAGCAATCTGTAAGGCAGGCCCACAAGTTCCAGTTATTGCAATTGATATTGAGCAAGATCCATGTCAAGACGCATTCATGGGAGCTGACAACAGCTACGCCGGTGAAGTAACCGGAAAAGCACTCGGCGAACACTTCAAGAAGACATTCAACTGTGAGTTTGATTCATTCATCTCACTCGAAGATTACGGAGTTGGAGTTGTAAACGCTGCACGTATGGGCGGATACCGCACAGGCTTCGAATCAGTTTGCGGCAAGATTGGTGACAAGTTGATCCAGATTGATGCTGGTCGTCTTGAGCCAGCTCTTGCAAAGATGAAGGATGCACTTACAACCCTTCCTAACGCAAAGAAGATTGCTGTTGTAGCAATTAACGATGAAGGTATCCAAGGCGCATTCGCTGCTGCAAGAGCAATCGGTCGCGACCAGGATATTTATGCAGGTTCACAAGGTGCAGCTGCTTCAGCTCACTGCGATATCGCTAAGAACCCTAACTGGATCGGAGCAACTGCTTACTTCCCAGAGCGTTACGGCGAGATTGGTGTTCCTTACCTTATTGACCTCATCAAGGGAAAGAAAGTTCCTTTCCAATTGAAGATCAAGCACGTCGCAGTAACTGGGGACAATGTATTTAAGTTGTTCCCAGCTTCAAAGGCGAAGTGCGCGTAA
- a CDS encoding LacI family DNA-binding transcriptional regulator translates to MKSKKVARVRIEDVAAQAGVAISSVSRVLSGHKSVSETMKIRVEKAVNNLGYRPDHLAQSLRRGTTHTIGFMIRDIMNPFFSTIAQSCEAELRKSHYSMILINSSGTEDTEKLNFAILKSRRVDGVIASLVSETSDSVKEDLELFGAPTVLLDRKLPGVTSSAVLSDHALGVKKAVAHLLSQGHTRIAFISGPKDMYVTKNRLEGFRSAYKDADEKIFPELIRLKDFTEKYAKEETLKLFKLPKPPTAILTGGIGASGGTLHALKEIGKVPEKDVTIIALDEWPLFDLLNPPISSVYRNPELIGRYAAELILELIRGEAPRTILIPTTFHNVAETKARTNSNKGKKSY, encoded by the coding sequence TTGAAATCTAAGAAAGTAGCTAGGGTCCGAATCGAGGATGTCGCTGCCCAAGCGGGTGTGGCTATCTCTAGTGTTTCTCGTGTTCTCTCCGGACATAAGTCGGTCTCGGAAACAATGAAAATAAGGGTTGAGAAGGCTGTCAATAACCTTGGATATAGACCTGATCATCTAGCGCAATCTTTGCGTCGTGGAACAACACACACCATCGGATTTATGATCCGAGACATTATGAACCCGTTTTTCTCAACTATCGCGCAAAGTTGTGAAGCAGAGCTACGTAAATCTCATTATTCAATGATTCTTATCAATTCATCGGGCACAGAAGATACTGAAAAGTTAAACTTTGCTATTTTAAAGAGCAGGCGTGTGGACGGCGTCATCGCGTCACTGGTCTCTGAGACATCTGATAGCGTGAAAGAAGACCTCGAATTATTCGGTGCACCAACGGTTCTCCTAGATCGTAAGCTGCCCGGAGTCACAAGTAGCGCCGTACTTAGCGATCATGCATTGGGTGTTAAAAAGGCAGTTGCACACCTTCTTTCACAGGGCCACACTCGCATAGCTTTTATCTCAGGGCCAAAAGATATGTATGTAACAAAGAACCGCTTAGAAGGTTTTAGATCCGCTTATAAAGATGCTGATGAGAAGATTTTTCCTGAGCTCATCCGACTTAAGGACTTTACTGAAAAATATGCCAAGGAAGAAACTTTAAAATTGTTTAAGCTCCCAAAGCCGCCCACCGCTATTTTAACTGGTGGAATTGGAGCTTCCGGTGGAACGTTGCATGCCCTTAAAGAGATCGGCAAGGTGCCAGAGAAGGATGTCACCATCATTGCCCTAGATGAATGGCCTTTATTTGACTTGTTAAATCCACCTATTTCTTCGGTCTATCGAAATCCTGAATTAATCGGTAGATATGCTGCTGAGCTGATTCTGGAGTTAATCCGTGGCGAGGCTCCAAGAACTATCTTGATTCCGACGACTTTCCATAACGTTGCAGAGACGAAGGCTAGAACAAATAGCAATAAAGGAAAGAAGTCCTACTAA
- a CDS encoding sugar ABC transporter ATP-binding protein: MSNKTELIRLEGIKKSYNSVEVLHGVDLSVNAGEVIALLGENGAGKSTLVKVLAGDIPPTEGVIKVNGAEFSQLDVFKARELGIRMIFQELNDAPALTVAENISLGQWPTSGGKIAWKELKAKAKEVLNRLEVDIPLDAEAGSLRVGERQLLEIARALIQNAKILVLDEPSAALSNIEVERLFKVMDQLKAQGVGMVYITHRLDEVNRVADRVQVLRDGDSVLNEVAQEVSREELVTAMLGHATVQNVRPVVSKGDTRALVVNNLSDGHVFNDISFDVHQGEVLCLFGKIGSGTSEILESIFGLRPLKSGEISMYGEKFTPKSPQDSTSKKIGYLPADRQRLGSFAIRSVAENLAVSSWDRMAKFGFVKNADEEKAYGTWQEALSISSRRGPSQEISTLSGGNQQKVLLGRWFEAKVNVLLLVEPTRGVDVGARRDIYEIIRKQAKESNMAVLVATSDYEEVVLLADRALVISRGAISAEFTDDFVQASNLIEASS, encoded by the coding sequence ATGTCGAACAAGACGGAATTGATTCGTTTGGAAGGCATTAAGAAGTCTTATAACAGTGTGGAAGTTCTGCACGGAGTGGATTTATCTGTAAACGCCGGGGAAGTCATTGCACTTCTCGGGGAGAACGGAGCAGGTAAATCCACTCTCGTGAAGGTTCTGGCGGGGGATATTCCTCCAACAGAGGGCGTTATTAAAGTTAACGGTGCCGAGTTCTCTCAGCTTGATGTATTTAAAGCGAGAGAACTCGGTATTCGTATGATTTTTCAAGAACTTAACGATGCTCCCGCACTCACCGTTGCTGAAAATATTTCTCTTGGCCAATGGCCGACATCCGGTGGAAAGATTGCGTGGAAAGAGCTGAAGGCAAAGGCAAAAGAAGTCCTTAATCGGCTCGAAGTAGATATTCCACTCGATGCAGAAGCAGGCTCACTGCGCGTGGGAGAGCGGCAGTTGCTTGAGATTGCACGAGCTCTTATTCAAAATGCAAAAATTCTTGTTCTGGATGAACCATCGGCAGCTCTTTCAAACATTGAAGTTGAGCGCCTTTTTAAAGTAATGGATCAACTAAAAGCCCAAGGTGTAGGAATGGTCTACATCACCCATCGCCTTGATGAAGTCAACCGCGTTGCAGACCGCGTACAGGTGCTCCGTGATGGCGACTCTGTACTCAATGAAGTGGCTCAAGAAGTCTCACGTGAAGAATTGGTAACTGCGATGCTTGGCCACGCAACTGTACAAAACGTACGTCCAGTAGTTTCGAAAGGAGATACTCGCGCCCTAGTTGTGAATAACCTCTCGGACGGACATGTTTTTAATGACATTTCATTTGATGTTCATCAAGGTGAGGTTCTCTGTTTATTTGGAAAAATTGGTTCTGGCACCTCTGAAATTCTCGAGAGTATTTTTGGTTTGCGCCCACTTAAGTCTGGCGAGATAAGCATGTACGGAGAGAAATTCACTCCTAAGTCTCCGCAAGACTCTACCTCTAAGAAGATTGGCTACCTGCCTGCAGACCGCCAACGACTTGGCTCCTTTGCGATTCGCTCTGTGGCCGAAAATCTCGCTGTTAGTTCATGGGATCGGATGGCTAAGTTTGGTTTTGTGAAGAACGCAGATGAAGAAAAGGCTTATGGAACATGGCAAGAAGCGCTCTCTATCAGCTCGCGCCGCGGGCCATCACAAGAGATTTCAACTCTCTCGGGTGGAAATCAGCAGAAAGTTCTTCTTGGCCGTTGGTTTGAGGCAAAGGTAAATGTGCTTCTCCTTGTTGAACCTACACGAGGTGTGGATGTTGGAGCGCGTCGTGATATCTATGAAATTATTCGTAAACAAGCGAAAGAGAGCAACATGGCTGTTCTTGTTGCCACATCTGATTATGAAGAAGTAGTTCTTCTCGCAGACCGTGCACTCGTCATTTCCCGGGGTGCAATATCTGCAGAATTTACCGATGATTTTGTTCAAGCCAGCAATCTAATAGAAGCGTCAAGTTAG
- a CDS encoding ABC transporter permease: MIKNRAKSVTAGTEDGAKKSRKIPDTAPLIAVLVLMMMYFSVASEYFFQVENFRNILANAAVTGIVCIPSTFLIIAGHIDLSVGSAAAVSGMMLAQVVNSQGVAVGMLAVLAFGLVFGCFNGFLVTVVGVNSLITTLGGLGFLYGVALLIGNGQTVGMNDFEWLGTAQPLKIPLPIIIFAVIALLGAITLRYTKFGRSIYAIGSNPNAARVVGIRSNRIIFQTFILSAVASALAGAVLTSQLSAGSPNSGLGLELQVITAIVLGGASLAGGRGSILGTVLGLLIVGILNNGLILMDVPTFWQRIAQGLMLILAVSFDSIRAKLNSTRS, encoded by the coding sequence ATGATTAAGAATAGAGCTAAATCAGTGACAGCAGGCACCGAAGATGGTGCAAAGAAGTCTCGCAAGATTCCTGACACCGCTCCGCTTATTGCTGTGCTTGTTTTGATGATGATGTATTTCAGTGTCGCCAGCGAATACTTCTTCCAAGTCGAAAACTTCAGAAATATTCTTGCCAACGCTGCAGTAACTGGAATTGTCTGTATCCCATCTACATTTTTAATTATCGCAGGTCATATCGATCTATCCGTTGGATCAGCTGCTGCAGTATCTGGAATGATGCTTGCTCAAGTTGTGAACTCCCAAGGGGTGGCAGTTGGAATGCTTGCAGTTCTCGCCTTTGGATTGGTCTTTGGATGTTTTAATGGATTCCTTGTGACCGTCGTTGGTGTTAACTCGCTGATTACCACCCTTGGCGGCCTTGGATTCCTCTATGGAGTAGCCCTTCTAATTGGTAACGGCCAGACAGTGGGCATGAACGACTTTGAATGGCTAGGAACCGCTCAACCGCTCAAGATTCCACTCCCAATCATCATTTTCGCGGTGATTGCTCTTCTTGGAGCGATCACGCTTCGATATACAAAGTTTGGTCGCTCAATTTATGCAATTGGTTCAAATCCCAATGCAGCCCGTGTTGTAGGTATTCGCTCTAATCGAATTATCTTCCAGACATTTATTCTCTCTGCAGTTGCATCGGCTCTTGCAGGTGCTGTCCTTACCTCACAACTTTCTGCAGGTTCTCCAAACTCAGGTCTAGGACTTGAACTTCAGGTGATCACAGCAATCGTTCTTGGTGGCGCCAGCCTTGCTGGTGGCCGAGGTTCAATCTTAGGAACAGTTCTAGGACTACTCATCGTGGGTATCTTGAACAACGGTCTGATTCTGATGGATGTACCAACCTTCTGGCAGCGTATTGCTCAAGGCTTGATGCTTATTCTTGCTGTTTCCTTCGACTCTATTCGAGCCAAACTCAATAGCACTAGGAGTTAA
- a CDS encoding mandelate racemase/muconate lactonizing enzyme family protein — translation MRNRCTIITRITTSDGVVGQSYNADTDEEQHEVLGIIHDEIVPAIIGMDSRQIEKVWHAMLPVTFDQLRDRAIPMQSIACIDSALWDAFGKRVNQPLWRLWGGFRDRIPMIGIGGYYGSSEADLERELQFFKEETGTVGMKFKIGAKPPEEDAARLKLAKKIVGDDFLFVVDANQGYTVPEALAFLACIEDSIELRWFEEPTRWHSDWRGLRDIRTRGNVNVAAGQSEFTKLGMRELMVNDAIDVCNYDASWGGGPTEWRRVAALAATFDVQLGHHEEAQVSSHLLASVPHGTYTECFSPTRDPIFWEMLANKKPLDNGNFLLSEEPGFGWELDEDFIAKYRIDKN, via the coding sequence ATGCGTAACCGCTGCACAATCATCACAAGAATTACGACATCTGATGGAGTAGTCGGCCAAAGCTATAACGCTGACACAGATGAAGAGCAACACGAAGTCTTAGGCATTATCCATGACGAGATTGTTCCTGCGATTATCGGCATGGACTCGCGCCAGATTGAAAAAGTGTGGCACGCAATGCTTCCCGTTACCTTCGATCAATTGCGCGATCGCGCAATTCCGATGCAATCTATTGCATGTATCGATAGTGCGCTCTGGGATGCATTTGGAAAGCGCGTTAACCAGCCTTTATGGCGCCTATGGGGTGGATTCCGAGATCGGATTCCAATGATTGGAATTGGTGGTTACTACGGTTCCAGTGAAGCTGACTTAGAACGTGAACTTCAATTTTTCAAGGAAGAAACTGGCACAGTTGGTATGAAATTTAAGATTGGGGCAAAACCGCCTGAGGAAGATGCTGCCAGATTAAAGCTAGCTAAGAAAATTGTTGGTGATGATTTTCTATTCGTAGTTGATGCCAATCAGGGATATACCGTTCCGGAAGCACTGGCATTCTTGGCATGCATTGAGGATTCGATTGAGTTGCGTTGGTTTGAAGAGCCAACTCGTTGGCATTCAGATTGGCGCGGGCTTCGTGACATTCGAACTCGTGGAAATGTCAATGTTGCCGCTGGACAAAGTGAGTTCACCAAACTTGGTATGCGCGAGCTAATGGTCAATGATGCAATCGATGTATGTAACTACGACGCATCTTGGGGCGGCGGCCCAACTGAATGGCGCCGCGTTGCAGCTCTTGCCGCCACTTTTGATGTGCAACTAGGTCACCATGAAGAGGCTCAAGTATCATCGCATTTATTGGCATCGGTGCCTCACGGTACCTATACCGAATGCTTCTCCCCAACCCGAGATCCTATTTTCTGGGAGATGCTCGCAAATAAGAAGCCGCTCGATAACGGCAACTTCCTGCTCTCAGAGGAGCCTGGATTCGGCTGGGAGCTAGACGAGGACTTCATTGCAAAATACAGGATTGATAAGAATTAA
- a CDS encoding biotin/lipoyl-containing protein has protein sequence MKTSVKLPRLGDTVDEVFLLNWKKSVGDQVEAGEMVLEVETDKASVEVPSPVSGKITELLFKENDAIKTGDVIFTCETN, from the coding sequence ATGAAAACCAGCGTCAAACTTCCACGACTTGGTGACACAGTGGATGAGGTTTTCCTTTTAAACTGGAAGAAATCAGTCGGTGACCAGGTTGAAGCTGGTGAGATGGTCCTTGAGGTAGAAACTGATAAAGCTTCGGTTGAAGTTCCATCTCCCGTGAGTGGGAAAATTACTGAACTCCTATTTAAGGAGAACGACGCGATAAAAACAGGCGACGTCATTTTTACCTGCGAAACCAATTAA